The following coding sequences lie in one Myxococcus xanthus genomic window:
- a CDS encoding endonuclease/exonuclease/phosphatase family protein yields the protein MSLRRLLPILFLMGPLACVTGPSHLASIESVAAVRRVPGELRVMTFNIQSGARGLERVAHVIRAAVPDVVALQEVDVGSTRARGLDQTEELSRLTGLKHRAHFRTTDLFGGAYGIAVLSRFPLEALAQYPLPGPRGAEPRTVAHAVVEVDGREVSVYLTHLIRRPFNSDTRVRQSAYVARLMAQDSRPKVLMGDLNDGPDSRSTRLLRRALHDVAAATGGTGGTYPLPLFLPTLRIDYVLACDAFTSVASRVLRVDVSDHYPVVADLRLKPEAMPVVAERAATGTAP from the coding sequence ATGAGCCTTCGCCGCCTCCTCCCCATCCTGTTCCTGATGGGGCCGCTCGCGTGTGTGACCGGCCCTAGCCACCTCGCCTCCATCGAGTCCGTCGCCGCCGTACGGCGCGTCCCGGGAGAGCTGCGGGTGATGACCTTCAACATCCAATCCGGTGCCCGCGGGTTGGAGCGCGTGGCGCACGTGATTCGCGCCGCGGTGCCGGACGTCGTCGCCTTGCAGGAGGTGGACGTGGGGTCCACCCGCGCGCGCGGCCTGGACCAGACGGAGGAGCTGTCCCGCCTCACCGGCCTGAAGCACCGCGCCCACTTCCGCACCACGGATTTGTTCGGCGGGGCCTACGGCATCGCCGTGCTGTCGCGCTTCCCGCTGGAGGCGCTGGCGCAGTACCCGCTGCCAGGGCCGCGCGGCGCGGAGCCTCGCACGGTGGCGCATGCGGTGGTGGAGGTGGACGGGCGCGAGGTGAGCGTCTACCTCACGCACCTCATCCGCCGGCCCTTCAACAGCGACACCCGCGTGCGGCAGAGCGCGTACGTGGCGCGGCTGATGGCACAGGACTCGCGGCCCAAGGTGTTGATGGGGGACCTCAACGACGGACCGGATTCACGCTCCACGCGGCTGCTGCGGCGGGCCCTGCATGACGTCGCCGCTGCGACCGGAGGCACGGGAGGCACGTATCCGCTGCCGCTCTTCCTGCCCACGCTGCGCATCGACTACGTGCTGGCGTGTGATGCCTTCACGTCCGTGGCCAGCCGGGTGCTGCGCGTGGACGTGTCCGACCACTACCCCGTGGTGGCGGACCTGCGGCTGAAGCCGGAAGCCATGCCCGTGGTCGCCGAGCGCGCGGCCACCGGCACCGCGCCTTGA
- a CDS encoding MXAN_6652 family MXYO-CTERM-anchored protein: MRSYLASLGVAGVVSACLVSGSAFANSMGISGRSGKQGSSLTCAECHTGGSAPTVTIEGPATLAPGATGNYTLVVRGGPASGAGYNVAVSDNGGTLNPGTGSQKLSGEVTHKNIQAFSGGAARFDFTLVAPSTPGTVTLYGAGNSVNENGTDQGDASAATTLNVTVATGGGNGDGGGDDGGGCAAAGGIPLLGAALVLLGTRLRRRR; this comes from the coding sequence ATGCGGTCGTACCTTGCATCACTCGGAGTTGCCGGCGTTGTGTCGGCGTGCCTTGTCTCCGGTTCCGCGTTCGCCAATTCCATGGGCATCAGTGGCCGAAGCGGCAAGCAGGGCTCAAGCCTCACTTGTGCAGAGTGCCACACCGGCGGCAGCGCGCCCACGGTGACCATCGAAGGGCCCGCCACGCTGGCGCCGGGCGCCACCGGCAACTACACGCTCGTCGTCCGGGGCGGTCCGGCCTCCGGCGCGGGCTACAACGTGGCGGTGAGCGACAACGGCGGCACGCTCAACCCGGGCACGGGTTCGCAGAAGCTGAGCGGGGAAGTCACCCACAAGAACATCCAGGCGTTCTCCGGCGGCGCGGCCCGCTTCGACTTCACCCTGGTGGCGCCGTCCACTCCCGGCACCGTCACCCTGTACGGCGCGGGCAACTCGGTGAACGAGAACGGCACCGATCAGGGAGACGCCTCCGCGGCCACCACGCTCAACGTCACCGTGGCGACTGGCGGCGGCAACGGCGACGGTGGTGGTGATGACGGCGGTGGCTGCGCCGCCGCGGGCGGTATCCCGTTGCTGGGCGCGGCCCTGGTGCTGCTCGGCACCCGCCTGCGCCGCCGCCGCTAG
- a CDS encoding TetR/AcrR family transcriptional regulator: protein MPLPGSSGGGRKPAPGRRRPAASPAAPIPAPAPTAEPSEREARKARRQEGRRQAILVAARAVLVRGGVLGLTLEAVAAEADLSKPSLFYYFRSKEDLVGALAVEGLEREVKVLEAAVTAAASGVEALAALVRARVDLYSEDLDGFRVVYLWPQLMGRQSEAHQSRVLALSGQLNDVLEARLQADARAGRLAPGLQPRRLANLAWTVAHGVLSLGAGLEHSGVGTRFTLSQLRDEACAVLLRSSGR from the coding sequence ATGCCTTTGCCCGGTTCTAGCGGCGGTGGCCGCAAGCCCGCGCCGGGCCGCCGTCGCCCGGCCGCGTCACCCGCCGCGCCCATCCCCGCGCCGGCTCCCACCGCCGAGCCCTCCGAGCGCGAGGCGCGCAAGGCGCGGCGTCAGGAGGGACGCCGTCAGGCCATCCTCGTCGCCGCACGGGCGGTGTTGGTTCGGGGCGGGGTGTTGGGACTGACCCTGGAGGCCGTGGCGGCGGAGGCGGACCTGAGCAAGCCTTCACTTTTCTACTACTTCCGCTCCAAGGAGGACCTCGTGGGGGCGTTGGCGGTGGAGGGACTGGAGCGCGAGGTGAAGGTGCTGGAGGCGGCGGTGACGGCCGCGGCCAGCGGCGTGGAGGCCCTGGCCGCGCTGGTTCGGGCCCGGGTGGATTTGTACTCGGAGGACCTGGACGGCTTCCGCGTCGTCTATCTGTGGCCACAGTTGATGGGGCGGCAATCCGAGGCCCACCAATCACGGGTGTTGGCGCTGAGTGGACAGCTGAATGACGTGCTGGAGGCGCGGCTCCAGGCGGATGCGCGCGCGGGCCGACTGGCCCCGGGGCTCCAGCCGCGTCGGCTGGCCAACCTGGCCTGGACCGTGGCGCACGGGGTGCTTTCCCTGGGGGCCGGACTGGAGCACTCCGGTGTGGGAACGCGCTTCACCTTGTCTCAACTTCGTGACGAGGCCTGTGCGGTATTGCTGCGCAGTAGCGGCCGTTAG
- a CDS encoding DUF4336 domain-containing protein has translation MFRQVADDVHVLAVEFRIGGMDLGGRMTAVRLPDGGLWLHSPVRFSPEARAAVDALGPVRFLVAPNLMHHLYVRDWAAAYPDAKVAAPAALRRKRPDLRIDLELGDTAEASWASVLDQVLVQGMPKVDELLFFHRPSQTLFVTDLAFNVHRTPSWFTRMYLKLSGAWQRLAPTMLIRSVIKDREAVRASLARAQAWDVERVVVCHGDVVEQGGREAVRNAFARF, from the coding sequence ATGTTTCGCCAGGTGGCCGACGACGTGCACGTGCTCGCGGTGGAGTTCCGCATCGGGGGGATGGATTTGGGGGGCCGGATGACGGCCGTTCGCCTGCCGGATGGGGGGCTGTGGCTCCACTCGCCCGTCCGCTTCAGTCCGGAGGCAAGGGCGGCGGTGGATGCGCTCGGGCCGGTGCGCTTCCTGGTGGCGCCCAACCTGATGCACCACCTGTACGTGCGGGACTGGGCGGCGGCCTATCCAGACGCGAAGGTGGCCGCGCCCGCGGCGCTGCGGCGCAAGCGGCCGGACCTGCGCATCGACCTGGAGTTGGGTGACACGGCCGAGGCCAGCTGGGCCAGCGTCCTGGACCAGGTGCTCGTCCAGGGGATGCCCAAGGTGGACGAACTGCTCTTCTTCCACCGCCCGAGCCAGACGCTGTTCGTCACCGACCTGGCGTTCAACGTGCACCGGACGCCTTCGTGGTTCACCCGCATGTACCTGAAGCTGAGCGGCGCGTGGCAGCGGCTGGCGCCGACCATGCTGATCCGCTCCGTCATCAAGGACCGGGAGGCCGTGCGCGCGTCCCTGGCGCGGGCCCAGGCCTGGGACGTGGAGCGCGTGGTGGTGTGTCACGGTGACGTGGTGGAGCAGGGCGGCCGGGAGGCGGTGCGGAATGCCTTTGCCCGGTTCTAG
- the proS gene encoding proline--tRNA ligase — translation MKGAPHMAEKLTPREKGFSEWYVDLVQKAKLADYSDVKGCMVIRPNGYALWENMQRVLDKMFKDLGHRNAYFPLLIPESYLKKEAEHVEGFNPQLAVVTHAGGSKLEEPYVIRPTSETIINRSFAKWIQSYRDLPMLLNQWANVMRWEMRTRLFLRTTEFLWQEGHTCHETEEDAEKETRQMLEVYRTFAEDYMAMPVLTGQKSESERFAGALRTYSIEAMMQDKKALQAGTSHNLGQNFAKAFDTQFQGRDGKMHHVWQTSWGVSTRLIGGLIMTHSDDAGLIVPPKLAATHVVIIPIFGKASDAEKAQVLEKTNALAADLRKAGLGVVLDDDDTKSPGFKYNEHELIGTCLRIELGPKDLAKNSCVMVRRDVRQKEFVSLDEAVSKAQAMLDAMQKDLFTKAKSFRDSHTFEVNSYEELKEKADQGFLLAHWNLDPKVEARIKEETGLTTRCRPFDLNQEPGKCVVTGEPSPGRIVFSKAY, via the coding sequence TTGAAGGGTGCTCCGCACATGGCCGAGAAGCTCACGCCCCGCGAGAAGGGCTTTTCCGAGTGGTACGTCGACCTGGTCCAGAAGGCGAAGCTCGCCGACTACTCGGACGTGAAGGGCTGCATGGTCATCCGGCCCAATGGCTATGCGCTGTGGGAGAACATGCAGCGCGTCCTGGACAAGATGTTCAAGGACCTGGGCCACAGGAACGCCTACTTCCCGCTGCTCATCCCCGAGAGCTACCTGAAGAAGGAAGCCGAGCACGTCGAGGGCTTCAACCCGCAGCTGGCCGTCGTCACCCACGCGGGTGGTTCCAAGCTGGAGGAGCCCTACGTCATCCGGCCCACCAGTGAGACTATCATCAACCGCAGCTTCGCCAAGTGGATCCAGAGCTACCGGGACCTCCCGATGCTGCTGAACCAGTGGGCGAACGTGATGCGCTGGGAGATGCGCACGCGCCTGTTCCTGCGCACCACCGAGTTCCTCTGGCAGGAAGGCCACACCTGTCACGAGACGGAAGAGGACGCGGAGAAGGAGACCCGGCAGATGCTGGAGGTCTACCGGACCTTCGCCGAGGACTACATGGCGATGCCGGTGCTGACCGGCCAGAAGTCGGAGTCCGAGCGCTTCGCCGGCGCGCTGCGCACCTACAGCATCGAAGCGATGATGCAGGACAAGAAGGCGCTCCAGGCGGGCACCAGCCACAACCTGGGACAGAACTTCGCCAAGGCCTTCGACACCCAGTTCCAGGGCCGCGACGGCAAGATGCACCACGTGTGGCAGACGTCCTGGGGCGTGTCCACGCGCCTCATCGGCGGCCTCATCATGACCCACTCGGATGACGCCGGCCTCATCGTCCCGCCGAAGCTGGCGGCCACGCACGTGGTCATCATCCCCATCTTCGGCAAGGCCTCCGACGCGGAGAAGGCGCAGGTGCTGGAGAAGACGAACGCGCTGGCCGCGGACCTGCGCAAGGCCGGCCTGGGCGTAGTGCTGGACGACGACGACACCAAGAGCCCGGGCTTCAAGTACAACGAGCACGAGCTCATCGGCACGTGTCTGCGCATCGAGCTGGGGCCCAAGGACCTGGCCAAGAACTCCTGCGTCATGGTCCGCCGCGACGTGCGCCAGAAGGAGTTCGTGTCGCTGGACGAGGCCGTGTCCAAGGCCCAGGCCATGCTGGACGCGATGCAGAAGGACCTGTTCACCAAGGCCAAGTCCTTCCGCGACTCGCACACCTTCGAGGTCAACTCCTACGAGGAGCTGAAGGAGAAGGCGGACCAGGGCTTCCTGCTGGCGCACTGGAACCTGGACCCCAAGGTGGAGGCGCGCATCAAGGAGGAGACGGGCCTGACGACGCGCTGCCGTCCCTTCGACCTCAACCAGGAGCCGGGCAAGTGCGTCGTCACCGGCGAGCCTTCGCCGGGCCGCATCGTCTTCTCCAAGGCGTACTGA
- the thpR gene encoding RNA 2',3'-cyclic phosphodiesterase: MRLFTAVTLGPAIEARTTEELHRLRPLAPQARWVKLEGLHLTLVFLGDVDDARLPTIHDALAPIGARHSPFVLSVVGGGAFGAPAHPRVLWADVCGATDALKALQADTAQALQPLGFESEHREYTAHLTLARAKHPRGDAALLACVQALKDTSLGEGRVDQLVLFESKGGHYLPRVEVPLTRTLG; encoded by the coding sequence ATGCGCCTGTTCACCGCCGTCACCCTGGGGCCCGCCATCGAAGCGCGCACCACCGAGGAGTTGCACCGGCTGCGCCCCCTGGCCCCCCAGGCCCGCTGGGTGAAGCTGGAGGGCCTCCACCTCACGCTCGTGTTCCTGGGCGACGTGGATGACGCACGCCTGCCCACCATCCACGACGCCCTGGCGCCGATCGGAGCTCGGCATTCCCCCTTCGTGCTGTCTGTCGTCGGTGGCGGCGCTTTTGGCGCGCCCGCCCACCCACGCGTGCTCTGGGCGGATGTGTGCGGCGCCACGGACGCGCTGAAGGCCTTGCAAGCGGATACCGCCCAGGCGCTCCAGCCGCTTGGCTTCGAGTCCGAGCATCGCGAGTACACCGCGCACCTCACGCTGGCCCGCGCGAAACACCCGCGTGGAGACGCCGCCCTCCTCGCATGCGTCCAGGCGCTGAAGGACACGTCACTGGGCGAAGGGCGTGTGGACCAACTGGTGCTCTTCGAGAGCAAGGGCGGCCATTACCTGCCCCGAGTGGAGGTGCCCCTCACCCGCACGCTGGGGTAG
- a CDS encoding YiiX family permuted papain-like enzyme, giving the protein MRWMVMLMVWFGAHNAGAAPHEGLEARLQTGDIVLHTSRSSQSQAIQKATQSPLSHVGMVEVTEQGAWVVEAVQPVQRIPFSKWKARGVKGGILVLRPHELSEAQRQQAVTAAKAHLGKPYDWHFGWGDDAMYCSELVRKAYAQGAGLEYGKMERLDSLRVKGLEHQLRERYGKRVPLDLELVTPASIAADVRLEVVHSDFPSVR; this is encoded by the coding sequence ATGCGGTGGATGGTCATGCTGATGGTGTGGTTCGGGGCCCACAACGCGGGCGCGGCGCCACATGAGGGCCTGGAGGCCAGGTTGCAGACGGGAGACATCGTCCTGCACACCTCGCGCTCCTCGCAGTCACAGGCCATCCAGAAGGCCACGCAGAGCCCCCTGTCCCATGTGGGCATGGTGGAGGTGACCGAACAGGGCGCGTGGGTCGTGGAGGCCGTGCAGCCGGTGCAGCGAATCCCGTTCTCGAAGTGGAAGGCCCGGGGCGTGAAGGGCGGCATCCTCGTCCTACGCCCTCATGAACTGAGCGAGGCGCAGCGCCAGCAGGCGGTGACGGCGGCCAAGGCGCACCTGGGCAAGCCGTATGACTGGCACTTCGGTTGGGGGGACGACGCGATGTACTGCTCGGAGCTGGTGCGCAAGGCCTACGCCCAGGGGGCGGGCTTGGAATATGGGAAAATGGAGCGGCTGGACTCGCTCCGCGTGAAGGGCCTGGAGCACCAGCTCCGCGAACGTTACGGGAAGCGGGTTCCCCTGGATTTGGAGCTGGTGACGCCCGCTAGCATCGCCGCGGATGTACGCCTGGAAGTGGTCCACTCCGACTTCCCGTCCGTGAGGTAG
- a CDS encoding putative metal-binding motif-containing protein produces MRRVLVLLPLLALANCKKDESPGAAKVTVDYSGFLPGCVQVNARDEGSGKELSTTVAGKGEPTGGSLTVAVIAPSGWGSTIQVEARAFEQTCEAASPVVTRSTSVTLTPGTPVPVALSLQATDGDGDGYVSVLTGGTDCHDNNPNIHPGATELCNNVDDNCNGQSDTVELRLGQSCTEGEGCEGVRACGGNGEVICNMPLAAYAYPDVDQDGHGDRNAAPVAFCAGIPQGYVTGPADDCNDNNASIRPGATELCNGVDDNCNDQIDETFTDLGTACTATAQCPGVYVCDASGIATTCQPTATPNDWFLDGDGDTFGDGTAVTSCVSPGAGYVEAGGDCNDGNPFTYPGAPELCDGLDNNCDGNVEGPEVCPSGGANWAARTVGATNQEWRSIFTEVSGDVTVVGNQGGVAILTPGSTTFQTNATNCGDNNRGWNAVWTDMANQGRLYLGSSGGSLTFLDRSQNACTQTHDMSRWIRGLVGFRREGTLEIHGVTENSGSANQGLTFTWTGEAGANELKFGTTTVGPLHDVHGRSRSLLFAVGGFDGGSSRPRIYRFNTNTSQWQSESVETAISGLGRLRGVWVVNDKVAFAVGDHTGGKNTVLQWDGSNWSRLSFPDTHKEELTSVVAFGSKSVYVTAFNGRIYRYDGTGWQIVFENTSLRFNDIAGTSPADLWVAGNAGQILHWPQ; encoded by the coding sequence ATGCGACGCGTTCTGGTGCTCCTCCCTCTCCTCGCGCTGGCCAACTGTAAGAAGGACGAAAGCCCTGGCGCTGCCAAAGTCACGGTGGACTACTCGGGCTTTCTGCCCGGCTGCGTTCAGGTGAACGCACGCGACGAGGGCAGCGGCAAGGAGCTCTCCACCACCGTTGCCGGCAAGGGCGAGCCCACCGGAGGCTCGCTGACGGTCGCGGTGATTGCGCCCAGCGGCTGGGGCTCGACCATCCAGGTGGAGGCGCGCGCCTTCGAGCAGACCTGCGAGGCCGCGAGCCCCGTGGTGACGCGGTCCACGTCCGTGACGCTGACGCCAGGAACCCCCGTCCCGGTGGCCCTGTCCCTCCAGGCGACGGATGGGGACGGCGACGGTTACGTCTCCGTGCTCACGGGCGGCACGGACTGCCATGACAACAACCCGAACATCCACCCGGGCGCGACGGAGCTCTGCAACAACGTCGACGACAACTGCAACGGGCAGTCGGACACGGTGGAGCTGCGCCTGGGCCAGAGCTGCACGGAGGGCGAAGGCTGTGAGGGCGTCCGTGCGTGCGGTGGGAACGGCGAGGTCATCTGCAACATGCCGCTGGCCGCGTATGCCTACCCCGACGTGGACCAGGATGGACACGGCGACCGGAACGCCGCTCCCGTCGCCTTCTGCGCCGGAATCCCGCAGGGCTATGTCACGGGTCCCGCGGACGACTGCAACGACAACAACGCCAGCATCCGGCCAGGAGCGACGGAGCTCTGCAACGGCGTCGACGACAACTGCAACGACCAGATTGACGAGACGTTCACCGACCTCGGCACGGCGTGCACCGCGACCGCCCAGTGCCCCGGCGTCTACGTCTGCGACGCCTCGGGCATCGCCACCACCTGCCAGCCCACGGCGACGCCCAACGACTGGTTCCTGGACGGTGACGGAGACACCTTTGGTGATGGCACGGCCGTGACGTCCTGCGTCTCGCCTGGCGCGGGCTACGTCGAGGCTGGTGGTGACTGCAACGACGGCAACCCGTTCACCTACCCTGGCGCGCCGGAGTTGTGCGACGGCCTGGACAACAACTGCGACGGGAATGTCGAAGGCCCCGAGGTCTGCCCGAGCGGTGGTGCCAACTGGGCGGCCCGGACCGTGGGTGCAACCAATCAGGAGTGGCGCTCCATCTTCACGGAGGTCTCAGGTGATGTGACTGTCGTGGGCAATCAGGGAGGCGTCGCGATTCTCACGCCGGGCTCGACCACATTCCAGACCAACGCGACCAACTGCGGCGACAACAACAGGGGCTGGAACGCCGTCTGGACGGACATGGCCAACCAGGGCCGCCTCTACCTCGGCTCGTCGGGAGGTAGCCTCACCTTCCTGGACAGGAGTCAGAATGCCTGCACCCAGACGCATGACATGTCCCGATGGATCCGAGGGCTCGTCGGCTTCCGCCGCGAAGGGACCCTTGAGATTCATGGGGTCACTGAGAACTCCGGCTCAGCGAACCAAGGCCTGACTTTCACGTGGACCGGAGAAGCCGGGGCGAATGAGCTGAAATTCGGAACCACCACTGTCGGGCCGCTGCACGACGTCCACGGACGTTCCCGGTCATTGCTGTTCGCGGTGGGCGGCTTCGATGGAGGGTCCAGCAGACCTCGAATCTACCGTTTCAACACCAACACCAGTCAGTGGCAGTCGGAGAGCGTGGAGACCGCAATCTCAGGCCTGGGCCGACTTCGCGGCGTCTGGGTGGTGAACGACAAGGTCGCCTTCGCCGTCGGTGACCATACGGGCGGGAAGAACACGGTCCTCCAGTGGGACGGCAGCAACTGGAGCAGGCTGTCCTTCCCCGACACTCACAAGGAAGAACTGACCTCCGTCGTCGCCTTCGGTTCGAAGTCCGTCTACGTCACCGCGTTCAACGGCCGCATCTACCGGTACGACGGCACGGGGTGGCAGATTGTCTTCGAGAACACGAGCCTGCGCTTCAACGACATCGCTGGCACCAGTCCCGCGGACCTCTGGGTCGCGGGCAACGCGGGTCAGATTCTCCACTGGCCCCAGTAA
- a CDS encoding methyltransferase domain-containing protein, whose protein sequence is MWDPAQYSRFRDERKRPFFDLLSRVDAASPSQVADLGCGTGDLTRVLAERWPSAQVSGVDASSEMIEAARRGASVGSVRFEVADLADWEPPAPLDVLVSNAALHWLPDHEVLLGRLVAKLAPGGVLAFQVPANFDAPSHRRVDEVRALPRFASVLAPVRRRPVESLPVYASWLFGLGLTVEAWETTYLHVLPGEDAVLEWLLGTTLRPVLAALGEEEARAFVETLRPLLRESYPAQPYGTPFPFTRRFVVARRVR, encoded by the coding sequence ATGTGGGACCCGGCGCAGTACTCACGCTTTCGCGACGAGCGAAAGCGTCCCTTCTTCGATTTGCTGTCGCGGGTGGACGCGGCGTCGCCCTCCCAGGTCGCGGACCTGGGGTGTGGCACCGGGGACCTCACGCGCGTGTTGGCCGAGCGCTGGCCGTCCGCCCAGGTGTCCGGTGTGGATGCGTCCTCGGAGATGATTGAGGCGGCCCGTCGCGGTGCGTCCGTGGGCTCGGTGCGCTTCGAGGTAGCGGACCTCGCGGACTGGGAGCCTCCCGCGCCGCTGGACGTGCTCGTGTCCAATGCGGCGCTGCATTGGCTGCCGGACCACGAGGTGTTGCTCGGGCGGTTGGTGGCGAAGCTGGCGCCCGGCGGGGTGCTGGCCTTCCAGGTGCCGGCCAACTTCGATGCGCCTTCGCACCGGCGTGTCGACGAGGTGCGGGCCTTGCCGCGCTTCGCTTCTGTCCTGGCGCCCGTGCGGCGCAGGCCGGTGGAGTCCCTGCCTGTGTATGCGTCCTGGCTGTTCGGCCTGGGGCTGACGGTGGAGGCCTGGGAGACAACGTACCTGCACGTGCTCCCGGGCGAGGACGCGGTGCTGGAGTGGCTGCTGGGGACGACGCTGCGGCCCGTGCTCGCGGCGCTCGGGGAGGAGGAGGCGCGCGCCTTCGTGGAGACGCTGCGCCCGTTGCTGCGCGAGTCCTATCCCGCGCAGCCGTATGGGACGCCGTTCCCGTTCACCCGCCGCTTCGTGGTGGCGCGGCGGGTGAGGTGA
- a CDS encoding ABC transporter ATP-binding protein, whose translation MSDAQVKTLGERQAFPPLLSVDGIKVHYGAIQALKGVSLTVGKGEVVALIGANGAGKTSTLRAVSGMLKPSAGRIQFNGHDTTNMKAHQLVPRGMAHAPEGRGVFPNMSVQENLELGAYLRTDTSGIQQDLEKSFTLFPVLKERRKQMAGTLSGGEQQMLAIARALLSKPQLLLLDEPSLGLAPQVTEAIFRTLREVNATGVSVLLVEQNAHLALNAAHYGYVLETGEVVMAGPGKALLESAEVRRAYLGE comes from the coding sequence GTGAGCGACGCGCAGGTGAAGACGCTGGGGGAGCGCCAGGCCTTCCCGCCGCTGCTGTCGGTGGACGGCATCAAGGTGCACTACGGCGCCATCCAGGCGCTCAAGGGTGTGTCACTGACGGTGGGCAAGGGCGAGGTGGTGGCCCTCATCGGCGCCAACGGTGCGGGCAAGACGAGCACCCTGCGCGCGGTGAGCGGCATGCTCAAGCCCAGCGCCGGACGCATCCAGTTCAACGGGCACGACACCACGAACATGAAGGCGCACCAGTTGGTGCCGCGCGGCATGGCGCACGCGCCGGAAGGCCGGGGCGTGTTCCCCAACATGTCCGTCCAGGAGAACCTGGAGCTGGGCGCGTACCTGCGCACGGACACCTCCGGCATCCAGCAGGACCTGGAGAAGAGCTTCACGCTCTTCCCGGTGCTCAAGGAGCGCCGCAAGCAGATGGCGGGGACGCTGTCGGGCGGCGAGCAGCAGATGCTGGCCATTGCGCGCGCGCTGTTGAGCAAGCCGCAGCTGCTGCTGTTGGATGAGCCTTCGCTGGGGCTGGCGCCGCAGGTGACGGAGGCCATCTTCCGCACCCTGCGCGAGGTGAATGCCACGGGCGTGAGCGTGCTGTTGGTGGAGCAGAACGCCCATCTGGCGCTCAACGCCGCGCACTACGGCTATGTGTTGGAGACGGGCGAGGTCGTGATGGCGGGGCCGGGCAAGGCGCTCCTGGAGAGCGCGGAGGTCCGGCGTGCGTATCTCGGCGAGTAG
- a CDS encoding ABC transporter ATP-binding protein, translated as MSAAVQETKAEAGAPLLQADGVSIQFGGLKALTDFNLSVRQGDLQGLIGPNGAGKSTAFNVLTGVYQPTQGEVRVGGQRVNGWLPHQINHLGLARTFQNIRLFRALTALDNVKVACRAQGSLHPEGVGLGAKVKGAFINYRDWWRALLLTPRFQQEERELTQQAEHLLEVMGLSHRRDEEARNLPYGEQRRLEIARALGTQPKVLLLDEPAAGMNTREKADLMVLIRKLRDDFKLGVLVIEHDMKLVMGICESITVLDHGETIARGAPAQVRSDRKVIEAYLGDSYLESHGGAA; from the coding sequence GTGAGCGCGGCCGTGCAGGAGACGAAGGCGGAGGCCGGAGCGCCGTTGCTCCAGGCGGATGGGGTGAGCATCCAGTTCGGCGGCCTCAAGGCGCTGACGGACTTCAACCTCTCCGTGCGGCAGGGTGACCTGCAGGGGCTCATCGGCCCCAACGGCGCCGGTAAATCCACGGCGTTCAACGTGCTGACCGGCGTGTACCAGCCCACCCAGGGCGAGGTCCGCGTGGGCGGGCAGCGGGTGAACGGGTGGCTGCCGCATCAAATCAACCACCTGGGGCTGGCGCGCACCTTCCAGAACATCCGCCTGTTCCGCGCGCTCACCGCGTTGGACAATGTGAAGGTGGCGTGCCGGGCGCAGGGCTCGCTGCACCCCGAAGGCGTGGGGCTGGGCGCGAAGGTGAAGGGCGCCTTCATCAACTACCGCGACTGGTGGCGCGCGCTGCTGCTGACGCCTCGCTTCCAGCAGGAGGAGCGGGAGTTGACGCAGCAGGCGGAGCACCTGCTGGAGGTCATGGGCCTGTCGCACCGCCGCGACGAGGAGGCTCGCAACCTGCCTTACGGCGAGCAGCGCCGGCTGGAAATCGCGCGCGCGCTGGGCACGCAGCCCAAGGTGCTGCTGCTGGACGAGCCCGCGGCGGGCATGAACACCCGTGAGAAGGCGGACCTGATGGTGCTCATCCGCAAGCTTCGGGACGACTTCAAGCTGGGGGTGCTCGTCATCGAGCACGACATGAAGCTGGTCATGGGCATCTGCGAATCCATCACGGTGCTGGACCACGGCGAGACGATTGCCCGGGGCGCGCCGGCGCAGGTGCGCAGCGACCGGAAGGTCATCGAGGCGTACCTGGGTGACAGCTATCTGGAGAGCCATGGAGGGGCGGCGTGA